Part of the Oscillospiraceae bacterium genome, GATCAGGACAACCCCTGCGCCGAGTGCAATGATGTCTGACAGGTCTCCGCCGAAATAGGCGACCGCAATCAGGGTCCCAAGTCCGGCCAGACCGCTCCACGCGAACAGCCGAATTTTCATTTTTATTTAAAAAACAGAGGAAGCGGCTCCAAAAACAGAATGTCTTTGCGCTCGGCAGCTTCGCCTTCGGCAAGCACCGCCATTTGACCGCAGATTTTTCCGCCCGATTTTTGGACAAGTGTGTCAACCGCTTCGAGGGACTTACCTGTGCTGATGACGTCGTCGACGACCAAAACCCGCTTGTTTTTCATCCGAGCGGCCTCTTTGCTGTCAATATAAAGCTTTTGAACGTTTTCGGTTGTAATTGACTTAACTTCGACAAAGATGGGGTCTTTCATATAGAGTTTCGCACTCTTACGGGCTACCAGATAGGGCTTTCCGCTCATCTTGGCCATCTCATAAGCCAGTGT contains:
- a CDS encoding phosphoribosyltransferase family protein, whose translation is MPDYYEMTIAGLKRHLPICPINDKLDIAAFILLGDVELTVACAEALLKKAPEFDIILTPEAKSITLAYEMAKMSGKPYLVARKSAKLYMKDPIFVEVKSITTENVQKLYIDSKEAARMKNKRVLVVDDVISTGKSLEAVDTLVQKSGGKICGQMAVLAEGEAAERKDILFLEPLPLFFK